The following coding sequences are from one Diabrotica virgifera virgifera chromosome 2, PGI_DIABVI_V3a window:
- the LOC126880510 gene encoding uncharacterized protein LOC126880510 has product MLLEPIANTITSVEGDTPTISKCLHLFKKMVNTSLENVTKSPLLSKEEADTRAIFENRKKFAIYSVHFVANLLDPKYRGCELSSDEMTDATEVIYKVAQKMPDVDEAAVLADVVNFIAKEGLFKKAFLWNEDTIAAISPIAWWSGLCSNTALSKLAIRFLELPATSAACERSFSSYSGIHTNKRNGLTNTRASKIGYVAHNLKLMAELQPSESSSSESIAGPSFTVNPALESEPEPMIISNSDQSESVFESDEEEASESEENADSDGTDQCSFKGFG; this is encoded by the exons ATGCTTCTGGAACCAATTGCTAACACAATTACCTCTGTAGAAGGTGACACACCAACGATTTCAAAATGTctgcatttatttaaaaaaatggttaacACCTCATTAGAAAATGTCACTAAAAGTCCATTGTTATCCAAAGAGGAAGCAGATACAAGGGCAATTTTTGAAAATCGGAAGAAGTTTGCTATTTATAGTGTTCATTTTGTAGCTAACCTTTTGGATCCAAAATATCGTGGCTGCGAACTTAGCTCAGATGAGATG ACTGATGCGACAGAAGTCATATACAAGGTAGCACAGAAGATGCCAGATGTCGATGAAGCAGCCGTCTTAGCTGACGTTGTCAATTTTATTGCAAAAGAAGGACTATTCAAAAAGGCTTTTCTATGGAATGAGGACACAATTGCAGCTATCAGCCCTATTGCCTGGTGGAGTGGTCTTTGCTCAAATACCGCACTCTCCAAGTTGGCGATTCGTTTTCTAGAGTTGCCAGCGACATCAGCAGCATGTGAAAGATCCTTTTCTTCATATTCGGGAATTCACACCAACAAGAGAAACGGGCTGACCAATACTCGAGCGTCAAAAATCGGGTATGTggctcataatttaaaattaatggctGAACTACAGCCAAGTGAATCATCCAGTTCAGAATCAATTGCTGGCCCTAGCTTCACAGTCAATCCTGCATTAGAATCTGAACCGGAACCAATGATAATATCCAATTCAGATCAGTCGGAGTCTGTCTTTGAAAGTGATGAAGAGGAAGCTTCAGAGTCTGAAGAAAATGCAGATAGCGACGGGACGGATCAGTGTTCATTTAAGGGATTCGGTTAA